In the genome of Juglans microcarpa x Juglans regia isolate MS1-56 chromosome 6S, Jm3101_v1.0, whole genome shotgun sequence, the window aaattatttttttatatatattttacaattaacatttatcatgtattatcaacttaatacaaattttatgtatcaaaatcatcttaatataaattctataaagttgattttaatgggtagaagagagaaaaaaatagtaaaataatgtttgaagaatgaatagtatttcttcaaatttgaagaagtacTATTTATAGCTATGCAAAAATTTAGATATGCATAAATCAATGTggatgaatttaaaaacatattctttaaatttaaagataaagataaagatgaagaagCCATTACTAATactcttaataattaaattagataataatATGCCCTTAACAACGACAGAcaataaattttctcaaaaataaccttataaattaaattgtttaatgCGTCACaatacatcattttataatactttattgataagattttgaaatctgttttttattatgagaaatgatatttacaattttaaagtaTGCAAGTTTTATgtacttttcttaaaaaaaccGATAAACCTggtattaatatgaattttttatatatttttaatgataaatctcttcttcttttttcaaaataataaacttgcatacttttaaaattatatctgattttacttttttactattataggccctatttaacttttttatttttggcaaaattaatattaatatttatacttTTGGGGGCCTTAGCCAATGGCCCAGCCTTTGAGCCATTGCTGGGGTAGACTGTAGCTAGTGAGAAGGCATTTTGCATGTTATGAGTCATGTTAGAGAAGCCTACACTCATCATCGAATAATCTTTTCGGATCTTGACTAAATACGAGggcttgaaatatatatatatatatatatatatatatttatatatgaaataggctctataatattaatcaaatatttataaatctatatgaACTAGGATCCATATCATTTATTATCATCCCTTTTTCATTGAAGaaccttttataaaaatcttgaaTTATTGATTCCATTAACATATACAGTTGAGATGGACAACTGCAAGGCAAGAAATCAATGATCCCCTTTGGGTTGAAGGAATTAAGTTCGCTTAATTTTCAGAGTTGGCTTTTGTTGGGCAGTGGTTATTAGGTTATCCCACATCAGTTATGAAAGAAATTGATAGTCAATTTATAAGTGTGAGAGAAGACATTATTCCTTGAGCTAGCTTTTTGAGTTGAAAGAACTCGTGACTACTTAACACTAGTATTAGAGCCCATATTTACTGACAGTCAACAGGATAAACGAGTTGTTACGGGATAAACGAGTTGTTTCTACTTTGACTCAGGACCCAATGTGTGGGGAGGAGATTGCTGACTTATCCCATATCGCTTATGAAAGGGACAGTAGTCAGTTTATAAGTGTGAGGTAAAATCTTATCTCTTAAACTAGCTTTTAAGATCGAGAGAGCCATATTCAACGGAGGTTTGGACAAATGATCGTGACACAAAGTTGGACATATGTTTggatatgaaatgagtttatTAAAGAGaactaggggtgggctccgacttaTCAGAGTCGGAAAGCCCATCTTCAACCTCtgagttggagtcggaggtaATTTCAAACTTTGACTCCGATTGGAGTGGAGCCGGAGGGTTGgagccacacacacacacagatagCTCAGTCGACGCGTTTGTGAGGCCATGCATCCTCAACGCTGCCAAAGGCCTAAAGCCACTGTGCATTTGTCTATTTGGAAGATGCCtcgacaaaaataaaaattgaaaactgaAACGAAGGAGATATATGTGCACtgtatctaaaaaaataaaataaaatcaagacgATGAAAAAGAGTAAGCGATGTACCTAGAAccaaaaatctttaaaaaaaaaaaaaaacccaaaacgatggtgaattttgaataaaaagcGAAAAAAGCAAACCTGATAGACAACTGACACACAGACTAATACAAATTGAGATAGATAGACGCAAATTGATGAGACAGATAAACAGATTTAGACAGACACACAACTGAGtcagacaaaaaataaagactttttttgtttggagaaagaaattgcaacaaatattttttggtttagtCGAAGTTCGAAAGTCAGAGCGAATTTTTCCTCCAACTCCAATTCTgattttgactatttttttcacaataactctaattctaattctaaattttattttttccgacTTCGATGGAGTCGGAATGGAAGCATACGTCCGCAGGAGTTTTTGCCCATCCCTAAAGtgaaccttttcttcaatcaacTAGTCAAGTTTCGTTTATTAGGTAGTTGTAGTCTACATATGTAGTCAACCTTTTTTACATATCATGAATGAGTTGTAGTCGATTAATTAGATAATTGTGAAGCGCAGATAATCAACTTTTAATAATGTGCGGTGTGGAGaggataaataaaaattttcaagataCAGGagcattaattttatatttaaaatttaaatataaaaacttaaaacattttGAATGAAATGGTACAGCTACGCTTATTCAACTTCCAACTCGATTTTATACGGAGTCACTGACACGTACAGtttcttagaaaaataaaatacactttcCTTCGGTTAAAAAGGCTCCCTCATTCATTCATTCCCACACCTCTGTGCCTGTCTCTGCAACCTACTTCGTCTCATTCCCCAGCCAATGCCCCCTCCCTTCTTCACTCAAGCAAAtcaactttctctctccctctctcgtgCATTTCGTTTCCTTTCATCATGCTTGAACTCATTTCGCCAGCTGTGAAATCTCTATCAACTTTCTGCTGCTAGATCTGATTTTTTTCCCTGTGATTCGACTGTTCGTGATGTAATCGACAGACCAGATTGAGGTGTGGAGGATTTGGAGACCCACATTGGTAGTAGGGGGAGGGGAAATGGGATCGGGCGGAAGTAAGGCGTCTTTCGGTGGTGTGACGACATCGTCTTCGACTTCCTCGGGTAGCGTACCGAGGGGTCGGTCGAGAGGGCACCGAGTTTTCCAGTCGTCTTGTCTCGGAACATCCTCTGGATCCCGCGACGGTGGCAATGCCGATCACCAGGTCCATTATTTTTGTTACTCATTTTGCCcctcctgtttttttttttttttttccccttctgtTTCAGTTTTCGTATAGCTCCTTCGATTTTCgtattctatttttcttttggtattCGTTTGTCTTACATTTGCAACAGAGAAGTCGATTTCTCCGAGTATTATTTAGCGAATCTACGTTGGATCTAAAACAGTTCTTTTTTTCTGTGAGGCGAAACTTTAGAGTCTATTTCCAATGTACCGGGCTCTAGGTCCAATGGAAGGCCTATATAGTTTAGTTAGGCTCCAATGAAGAACTATGTATATGTAGGAGAATTCTATATACTCCGTTCTGAGGGCATTCCCTTCTCAATAAGTAGACATGACATTTTCTCATTGACCTTTGAatttactatttgaaaaaataataaatgaagatTAGGGTGTACTTAACATAATTCCTATAAATAATTCGGTTAGAGAGCGGGACCTGTTATTTTATCAGTCTTGTTTTCAGGATCAAATGTGCACAAATTTCAATTGGTAGTTATGTTCCGGATTATAACTCAACCATACTTCGGTTGACTTTATGAACGGTCATGCACTGATTGGAAAGTTGCAAATGAATTTTTAATAGTATCAGATTTATCGTAGATGCCAAAACTCTTATAAATTAGTTGATTTAAGATACGAGTCTTGATGCTTTACTTCTCATGATTATGGCGATTTCTATTAATGGAGTTTAGTGAATTTGCTGGAAAGATTCCGCCAGTAGTTTTGTTGTTTGGTCAATTAATGTGAAGCTCCAGGGTGTGGGGTCGTATTGTTGACGGGAAACttgaatttttggttttagattCTATTTCTGAATTTCAATTGCTATTGAGAAGTGAGAACATTGGGTTTTCTGGTGAGTAAACATTTGAAGAAATTGTGTTGAAGTATTTGCCTCTAGACACGGATTGCTCTGTGGTGTGttgtttcctctctctctctctctctctctctctctctgggtgAGAGGTTGAACTTCGGTGCCAGTAGGCATTATGCATATTGACACTGTTTTTCATGGTTTAGCAATTATCAAAGGGCATATGAGTGACATGCAATCATTTAGTCGTTATTGATTTTCTAAATACGTGCATGTGTAAATCATGTTTCAGGTCTGCAATTttgggaagaaagaaaatggttaTGGTATAGGTCCATGTACAGATCGCACCGAAACAAGTTCAGATGAGGTGAAGACTGAGTGTTACAGAAAGGTTAAAGCTGATCAAACTGGTGAACTACCTTGTTTATCTTCTAATGGTGATCTTGAAGAATGGGATGAAGCAAATGTTACTGATACGGCATCCAGAACTGGTAGCAGCTCCCAAGCTTCTTCAACTCAATCCTTGAACCCCTCGAGTCGTTTCCTTTCTCGCTTTAGCTTAATACCAGGTAATGGAAGCTTCAGACTCAGCAGAGCAATCAGTTTAGGGTCATCAAGATCCTATCCTGTTTCTTCTACAAGTCTCACAATACTAAACGACGAAGATGAGCTTCATCTACAGGCAGGACCTGCCAGCAGCTTTGTTCATAGAAATGAAACACATCAAGGTAGTCACTTGCTTCCTGCATCATTGTGTGATGGAACATCCACACGATGTTATGAAGAGGCTACTGGCAGTTTAATGTTACATGCTCCAACACCTGATGTTTCTGACAATTTTCAAGATAATCAGACAAGTCCTAATATCCACAATACGACCATAGATGGTGATATAACAAGAAATGGGGTTGAAGGTAACTTGTATTCACCAAGGGTTCATACTGAAACTGGGAGTGTTGAGACTAGGCATTCTGATAGGCGGATTGGAGCTCGCGAACCAGTTGAACGGAATGTTCGTTTCAGTCGGACCCTAAGTGTTGGAAGACTTCGTGACAGAGTTCTTCGTCGATCATCACTGTCTAACTTAACATTTTGTCCTTTTCAACCAGAGACAGAAACAAGAGATGCTAGTCAGGGCAGTGGTAGACCGGCCTGGGAGGATGGGATAAGCCAACCAGTATCTGAAGATAATGCTGTAATGACTCCAACTACCTCCGGTTTTC includes:
- the LOC121236989 gene encoding probable E3 ubiquitin-protein ligase RHG1A isoform X1 codes for the protein MGSGGSKASFGGVTTSSSTSSGSVPRGRSRGHRVFQSSCLGTSSGSRDGGNADHQVCNFGKKENGYGIGPCTDRTETSSDEVKTECYRKVKADQTGELPCLSSNGDLEEWDEANVTDTASRTGSSSQASSTQSLNPSSRFLSRFSLIPGNGSFRLSRAISLGSSRSYPVSSTSLTILNDEDELHLQAGPASSFVHRNETHQGSHLLPASLCDGTSTRCYEEATGSLMLHAPTPDVSDNFQDNQTSPNIHNTTIDGDITRNGVEGNLYSPRVHTETGSVETRHSDRRIGAREPVERNVRFSRTLSVGRLRDRVLRRSSLSNLTFCPFQPETETRDASQGSGRPAWEDGISQPVSEDNAVMTPTTSGFPTSGTSSSLFGIQDYEAETSRSREGRYHDLLEHRSNFLERRRRIRSQVRALQRLGSRFENLSGHERSCILSGQHRTGRCTCRVSNRDANVNDDGSARASISRIVMLAEALFEVLDEIHQQSVVLSSRPSVSSIGSLPAPNEVVESLPVKLYTKLQKHPNEEAAQCYICLVEYEEGDSLRILPCHHEYHRACIDKWLKEIHRVCPLCRGDICRSDSLPAEN
- the LOC121236989 gene encoding probable E3 ubiquitin-protein ligase RHG1A isoform X2, giving the protein MGSGGSKASFGGVTTSSSTSSGSVPRGRSRGHRVFQSSCLGTSSGSRDGGNADHQVCNFGKKENGYGIGPCTDRTETSSDEVKTECYRKVKADQTGELPCLSSNGDLEEWDEANVTDTASRTGSSSQASSTQSLNPSSRFLSRFSLIPGNGSFRLSRAISLGSSRSYPVSSTSLTILNDEDELHLQAGPASSFVHRNETHQGSHLLPASLCDGTSTRCYEEATGSLMLHAPTPDVSDNFQDNQTSPNIHNTTIDGDITRNGVEGNLYSPRVHTETGSVETRHSDRRIGAREPVERNVRFSRTLSVGRLRDRVLRRSSLSNLTFCPFQPETETRDASQGSGRPAWEDGISQPVSEDNAVMTPTTSGFPTSGTSSSLFGIQDYEAETSRSREGRYHDLLEHRSNFLERRRRIRSQVRALQRLGSRFENLSGHERSCILSGQHRTGRCTCRVSNRDANVNDDGSARASISRIVMLAEALFEQSVVLSSRPSVSSIGSLPAPNEVVESLPVKLYTKLQKHPNEEAAQCYICLVEYEEGDSLRILPCHHEYHRACIDKWLKEIHRVCPLCRGDICRSDSLPAEN